One Thermoanaerobacter pseudethanolicus ATCC 33223 DNA window includes the following coding sequences:
- a CDS encoding IS30 family transposase yields the protein MVHNNDTTKKRSFKHLSSYERGEIYALLKEGRSIRYIAKKLNRSPSTISREIKRGTTTQLRSDLSSYTSYFPETGQAIYEKNRSNCGAKFKVAKAEDFLKYAENKILNEKWSPDAVVGYCKKDPSWNNKTIVCTKTLYNYIDRGLLKVKNIDLPLKLRLKPRKKQNRKNKRIMGKSIDFRPKEVESREVFGHWEIDTLIGKKSNDKVLLTLIERKTRHEIIFLLDAKDNKSVKDALSKLKDMFGDNLSKVFKTITSDNGTEFSDLESALLEYGVEVYYTHPYSSWERATNERHNGLIRRFIPKGKSIKDLSIDTIKRVENWLNNLPRKLLNYKTPKEYFYEELAKIC from the coding sequence ATGGTTCATAATAATGATACCACAAAAAAGCGTTCTTTTAAACACTTAAGTAGCTATGAACGAGGAGAAATCTATGCATTACTCAAAGAAGGAAGAAGTATTCGGTATATTGCTAAAAAACTTAATCGATCTCCAAGCACTATAAGCCGTGAAATTAAACGTGGAACTACTACACAACTTAGAAGTGATTTATCTTCTTATACAAGCTATTTTCCTGAAACCGGTCAAGCTATCTACGAAAAAAATCGCTCAAATTGCGGAGCTAAATTTAAAGTAGCTAAAGCAGAAGATTTTTTGAAATATGCTGAAAATAAAATATTAAATGAAAAATGGTCACCAGATGCAGTTGTAGGCTATTGTAAAAAAGACCCAAGCTGGAATAATAAAACTATTGTTTGTACTAAAACACTGTACAACTATATAGATAGAGGATTATTAAAAGTTAAAAACATTGATTTACCTTTAAAACTACGTTTAAAACCAAGAAAGAAACAAAATCGTAAAAATAAACGTATTATGGGTAAAAGTATTGATTTTAGGCCTAAAGAAGTTGAAAGCCGTGAAGTTTTTGGGCATTGGGAAATAGATACGTTAATTGGCAAGAAATCTAATGACAAGGTCCTTTTAACATTAATAGAGCGTAAGACTCGCCATGAAATAATATTCTTATTAGATGCAAAAGACAATAAATCTGTTAAAGATGCATTATCAAAATTAAAAGATATGTTTGGTGACAATTTAAGCAAGGTCTTTAAAACAATAACATCTGATAATGGTACAGAGTTTAGTGATTTAGAAAGTGCTCTTTTAGAATATGGCGTAGAAGTATATTATACACATCCATATTCATCTTGGGAAAGAGCTACAAATGAACGACATAACGGTCTTATACGACGTTTCATCCCTAAAGGTAAAAGTATTAAAGATTTATCTATAGATACGATAAAGAGAGTAGAAAACTGGCTTAATAACCTTCCACGAAAATTGTTAAATTACAAAACGCCTAAGGAATACTTTTATGAAGAGCTGGCAAAAATCTGTTAA
- the ltrA gene encoding group II intron reverse transcriptase/maturase produces MDSKDMQRLQTTQQRGYPLNREMEFQKTTEVHSISSASKDRRNDVQRYTSKMLEMIVERGNMRAAYKRVVANKGSHGVDGMEVDELLPYLKENWATIKQQLLEGKYKPQPVRRVEISKPDGGVRLLGIPTALDRLIQQAIAQILNRVYNHTFSDSSYGFRPGRSAKDAIKAAEAYINEGYTWVVDMDLEKFFDRVNHDIIMSKLEKRIGDKRVLKLIRRYLESGVMINGIKVSTEEGTPQGGPLSPLLANIMLDELDKELEKRGHKFCRYADDCNIYVKSRSAGNRVMKSIKKFIESKLKLKINEAKSAVDRPWRRKFLGFSFYTKENEVRIRIHEKSIKRFKEKVREITNRNKGISMENRIKRLNQITTGWVNYFGLADAKSIMKTLDEWIRRRLRACIWKQWKKIKTKHDNLVKLGVEEQKAWEYANTRKGYWRISNSPILNKTLTNKYFESIGYKSLSQRYLIVHNS; encoded by the coding sequence ATGGACTCGAAAGATATGCAGAGACTGCAGACAACTCAACAAAGAGGCTATCCGTTGAATAGAGAAATGGAATTTCAAAAGACAACGGAAGTGCATAGTATATCATCGGCGTCAAAAGATAGAAGAAACGATGTACAAAGATATACCAGCAAGATGCTTGAAATGATAGTAGAACGAGGAAACATGAGAGCAGCATACAAGCGCGTTGTTGCAAATAAAGGAAGCCATGGAGTCGATGGGATGGAAGTAGATGAACTTCTACCGTATCTCAAAGAAAACTGGGCAACCATAAAACAACAACTGCTGGAGGGGAAATACAAACCACAACCAGTGCGAAGAGTAGAAATTTCCAAACCAGATGGAGGAGTAAGACTACTAGGAATACCTACAGCACTAGATAGGCTAATACAACAAGCAATAGCCCAAATACTAAATAGAGTCTACAACCATACATTTTCTGATAGCAGTTATGGATTTAGACCAGGACGCAGTGCAAAAGACGCAATAAAAGCCGCAGAAGCATATATAAATGAAGGATATACATGGGTTGTAGATATGGACTTAGAAAAGTTCTTTGACAGAGTAAACCACGACATAATAATGTCCAAACTAGAAAAGCGGATAGGAGACAAAAGAGTACTAAAGTTAATAAGAAGATACTTAGAATCAGGAGTAATGATAAACGGAATCAAAGTATCAACAGAAGAAGGAACACCCCAAGGAGGGCCATTAAGTCCCCTATTAGCAAACATAATGTTGGACGAACTAGACAAAGAACTTGAAAAGAGAGGACACAAATTCTGTCGGTACGCAGATGACTGCAACATATATGTAAAAAGCAGGTCTGCAGGAAACAGAGTAATGAAGAGCATAAAGAAATTCATAGAAAGCAAATTAAAATTAAAAATCAATGAAGCAAAAAGTGCTGTAGATAGACCATGGAGAAGAAAATTTCTTGGATTTTCATTCTACACAAAAGAAAACGAAGTAAGAATAAGAATCCATGAAAAATCCATCAAAAGGTTTAAGGAAAAAGTAAGAGAAATAACCAATCGGAACAAGGGAATAAGCATGGAAAACAGAATAAAAAGACTAAATCAAATAACAACAGGATGGGTCAACTATTTTGGATTAGCAGACGCGAAAAGCATAATGAAAACCCTTGACGAATGGATAAGGCGAAGACTAAGGGCATGTATATGGAAACAATGGAAGAAGATAAAAACGAAGCATGATAACCTAGTAAAACTAGGAGTAGAAGAACAAAAAGCCTGGGAATACGCCAATACAAGGAAAGGCTACTGGAGAATATCCAATAGCCCAATCCTAAATAAGACTCTTACAAATAAATACTTTGAAAGCATAGGTTATAAGAGTTTATCCCAAAGATATCTAATTGTACACAATTCCTAA